One genomic window of uncultured delta proteobacterium includes the following:
- a CDS encoding putative phage repressor (Evidence 3 : Function proposed based on presence of conserved amino acid motif, structural feature or limited homology) — protein MKESTSPDMVLNRLREGMAAKSDSELARKLGISQQSISSARTKDRVPDSWVRAAAERFHLSADWLLFGIGTMFLGGEGPREPRPAYHARAWHGQGTPDAEPERFLATDGEIIMIPMVEARLSAGGGSFETSGSVERHYAFRMDFLRRKGQPAQMALMRVDGDSMAPEIQNGDAVLIDQSQSAPRPGGTYAVSVEDMIYLKVVNAEPGKLVLTSHNPAYAPIAVDTRGQLENTVRIIGRVVWLGREFF, from the coding sequence ATGAAAGAATCCACCAGCCCCGACATGGTTTTGAACCGGTTGCGCGAAGGCATGGCCGCCAAAAGCGACAGCGAACTCGCGCGGAAACTGGGCATTTCCCAGCAATCCATATCCAGCGCGCGGACCAAAGACAGGGTCCCCGATTCATGGGTCCGGGCCGCGGCCGAGCGTTTCCACCTCTCCGCGGACTGGCTGCTGTTCGGCATCGGCACCATGTTCCTCGGCGGCGAAGGGCCGCGCGAACCCCGCCCCGCCTACCACGCGCGGGCATGGCACGGCCAGGGAACGCCGGACGCGGAACCCGAGCGTTTCCTGGCGACGGACGGGGAAATTATCATGATCCCCATGGTTGAAGCGCGCCTCTCCGCCGGGGGCGGGAGCTTTGAGACCAGCGGCAGCGTTGAGCGCCATTACGCCTTCCGCATGGATTTTCTGCGGCGCAAGGGCCAGCCCGCCCAGATGGCGCTGATGCGCGTGGACGGCGACAGCATGGCGCCGGAGATCCAGAACGGGGACGCCGTGCTCATCGACCAGAGCCAGAGCGCCCCCCGCCCCGGCGGCACCTACGCCGTCAGCGTGGAGGACATGATCTACCTGAAAGTGGTCAACGCGGAGCCCGGCAAGCTTGTCCTGACGAGCCACAACCCGGCTTACGCGCCCATTGCCGTGGACACGCGCGGCCAGCTCGAGAACACCGTCAGGATCATCGGCAGGGTTGTCTGGCTGGGGCGGGAATTCTTCTGA
- the ytjA gene encoding hypothetical protein (Evidence 5 : No homology to any previously reported sequences), whose product MFRWAIIFLVIAIVAAFFGFSGVAGTAAWAAKLVLVAAVVLLLVSLIFGRGTPPL is encoded by the coding sequence ATGTTCAGATGGGCCATTATCTTTTTAGTGATAGCCATTGTCGCGGCGTTTTTCGGTTTTAGCGGCGTCGCGGGAACAGCGGCGTGGGCGGCCAAGCTCGTTCTGGTGGCGGCCGTGGTGCTGCTTTTGGTTTCGCTCATTTTCGGCAGGGGCACGCCGCCGCTGTGA
- a CDS encoding conserved hypothetical protein (Evidence 4 : Homologs of previously reported genes of unknown function), giving the protein MNGIEITQALEILTGIVQVLDKLGIGGLVLLVLSGPALVVLAVLVIEYHRSVKQRAENAAMLAAMREENARSRDNAAAQLEAYRADTQQLVRDLGANQRATDQYYKDNVELAKNYKRLAEGLQDVVVGNTRALERLIVMLEGRNSAGKGWANGQT; this is encoded by the coding sequence ATGAACGGCATTGAAATCACACAGGCGCTGGAGATCCTGACCGGCATCGTCCAGGTTCTGGACAAGCTGGGCATCGGCGGGCTGGTCCTTTTGGTCCTGTCCGGCCCGGCCCTGGTCGTGCTGGCGGTCCTTGTCATCGAGTACCACCGCAGCGTGAAGCAACGGGCGGAGAACGCGGCAATGCTCGCGGCCATGCGGGAGGAAAACGCCCGCTCGCGCGACAACGCAGCCGCGCAACTGGAAGCCTACCGCGCGGACACCCAGCAGCTGGTGCGTGATCTCGGCGCCAACCAGCGGGCCACGGACCAATATTACAAAGACAACGTGGAGCTTGCCAAAAACTATAAGCGTCTCGCGGAAGGATTGCAGGACGTGGTGGTGGGCAACACCCGCGCCCTGGAACGGCTCATTGTCATGCTCGAAGGCCGGAACAGCGCGGGCAAGGGGTGGGCCAATGGCCAGACGTAA
- a CDS encoding hypothetical protein (Evidence 5 : No homology to any previously reported sequences): MIEGILFTSRAAVDKADLRAAYRGVFASPAGRLVLADITTSLKRAPLPGQSAEERAFHDGERALALRIVRTLTTTEEDHG, translated from the coding sequence ATGATCGAGGGAATTCTTTTCACATCCCGCGCAGCCGTGGACAAAGCCGACCTCAGGGCCGCCTACAGGGGCGTTTTCGCAAGCCCGGCCGGACGCCTGGTCCTCGCGGACATAACAACCAGTCTCAAGCGGGCGCCCTTGCCCGGCCAGAGCGCGGAAGAGCGCGCCTTTCACGACGGGGAGCGGGCGCTGGCCCTGCGCATCGTGCGCACACTGACAACCACGGAGGAAGACCATGGATGA
- a CDS encoding hypothetical protein (Evidence 5 : No homology to any previously reported sequences): MPFYALNLETGALRLPDLRGMYAEAAGFDGLDVGGVHGDTVRNVTGGFTSGGPQHVGTLSMPLGAFTLTNEDFPVNYAAGVGMARTDFYVYAKMDLSRVVPVGNANKPRAFGVLPCVYLGKPAS, from the coding sequence GTGCCCTTCTATGCGCTGAATTTGGAAACCGGCGCGCTGCGTCTGCCGGATCTGCGCGGTATGTACGCCGAGGCCGCAGGATTTGACGGCCTTGATGTGGGAGGGGTGCATGGGGACACGGTGCGAAACGTTACGGGCGGTTTCACGAGTGGCGGACCTCAACACGTGGGCACGTTATCCATGCCTCTGGGGGCCTTTACGCTCACCAATGAAGACTTTCCCGTTAATTATGCGGCCGGAGTGGGTATGGCGCGGACAGATTTTTACGTTTACGCAAAAATGGACCTGTCTCGCGTGGTTCCGGTGGGCAACGCCAACAAGCCCCGTGCTTTTGGGGTACTCCCGTGCGTGTATCTCGGCAAACCGGCGTCATGA
- a CDS encoding conserved hypothetical protein (Evidence 4 : Homologs of previously reported genes of unknown function): MSRKWLSFAVLESVVGEPAARVLCRDLGGLSWYLPVNPEASHPMAAIAGMEALRALCGLFAPGMVTIPKLHRRTSCKHDILTRLDRGVACRDIALELGVTDRYVQRVRREAGLAVRPEYGPEYGPEYGPDSAAGAAPRGL; the protein is encoded by the coding sequence ATGAGCAGAAAGTGGCTGTCGTTTGCGGTATTGGAATCCGTTGTGGGAGAACCGGCTGCCCGTGTTCTGTGCCGTGATCTTGGCGGGTTGTCCTGGTATTTGCCGGTAAATCCCGAAGCATCGCATCCCATGGCCGCCATTGCGGGCATGGAGGCCCTCCGGGCTCTGTGCGGGCTTTTCGCGCCGGGCATGGTGACGATCCCGAAACTCCACCGCCGGACGTCATGCAAGCATGATATTCTCACGCGGCTCGACCGGGGCGTCGCCTGCCGGGATATCGCTCTGGAACTGGGCGTCACCGACCGGTACGTGCAGCGCGTGCGGCGGGAAGCGGGGCTGGCCGTCCGTCCCGAGTATGGGCCCGAGTATGGGCCCGAGTATGGGCCGGACTCCGCGGCGGGGGCCGCGCCGCGCGGGTTGTGA
- a CDS encoding putative Phage head-tail connector protein (Evidence 3 : Function proposed based on presence of conserved amino acid motif, structural feature or limited homology), with protein MSEAYIPPVKHRACGMDGLAAIAEAVWKGRETIDSRMEELARYIYPDRQSFAHPDDGSPHYGLGPDEEGRREIWDGTPEEAAQMLSAALGSLLTNPAASWFRLELADGDGTVGGEAGEWLTEATRLMLQAFADPATGFQNEVNAFYMDLPVFGWGVFWSESRVGEGLRFRALSPAQCAIAENAAGQVDTIVRRYTLTASQMIEEFGDRVSDAVKRAAEKDPQKHFGVTHLVMPREKLPENLRLWDEEDKAGEGASENAPPENTLPENILDDAPAGPREEGLAAGLGLDLEAGGEAFEPVLPDRHPFISVYYETADKRLLHAGGYFEPPFQAPRWAKRSGEVYGRGPGHAALPDIRVLNAVAAAQLTAAEKQADPPLLVPDDGVLGKINTHSGGITYYTPGHGDRIATLPVAVNLEVMEAIITKRQEAVRRAFLNDRIQMAGGPQMTATEVAARERKQMLVLGPVLGRLQSEFLGPLVARTFALLYRAGRLPAAPESIRGRETQAKYVSPIARAQKQGEAESFAAAMSFIMPVVQANPDVLANFDGDAIVRDTQDMFGYPQKYLRDAAVVAKERKEAAEAMQPVAREQGGA; from the coding sequence GTGAGTGAAGCATACATCCCGCCCGTGAAACACCGGGCGTGCGGCATGGACGGGCTCGCTGCCATCGCGGAAGCCGTGTGGAAAGGGCGCGAAACCATCGATTCCCGCATGGAAGAACTGGCGCGGTATATCTACCCGGACCGGCAGTCCTTCGCGCATCCGGATGACGGCAGCCCGCATTACGGCCTCGGGCCGGACGAGGAAGGCCGCCGGGAAATATGGGACGGTACCCCGGAAGAAGCCGCGCAGATGCTCAGCGCGGCCCTGGGAAGCCTTTTGACAAACCCGGCCGCGAGCTGGTTCCGCCTCGAGCTCGCGGACGGCGACGGCACCGTCGGCGGGGAAGCCGGGGAATGGCTGACCGAAGCAACCCGGCTCATGCTGCAGGCCTTCGCGGACCCGGCCACCGGATTCCAGAACGAGGTCAACGCGTTTTACATGGACCTGCCGGTCTTCGGCTGGGGGGTGTTCTGGAGCGAAAGCCGCGTGGGCGAAGGACTGCGTTTTCGCGCTCTCTCCCCGGCCCAGTGCGCCATAGCGGAAAACGCCGCGGGCCAGGTGGATACCATCGTGCGGCGCTACACCCTGACCGCTTCGCAGATGATCGAGGAGTTCGGCGACCGGGTTTCCGACGCGGTCAAACGGGCGGCGGAAAAAGATCCGCAGAAGCATTTCGGCGTCACGCATCTGGTCATGCCCCGCGAAAAACTGCCGGAAAACCTGCGTCTGTGGGACGAGGAAGACAAGGCCGGGGAGGGCGCTTCGGAAAACGCCCCGCCGGAAAATACATTGCCGGAAAACATACTGGATGACGCGCCCGCCGGGCCACGGGAGGAAGGCCTCGCGGCCGGGCTCGGCCTGGACCTGGAAGCGGGCGGCGAAGCGTTCGAACCGGTCCTCCCGGACCGGCATCCCTTCATCTCCGTGTATTACGAGACGGCGGACAAACGCCTGCTGCACGCGGGCGGGTACTTCGAGCCGCCTTTCCAGGCGCCGCGCTGGGCCAAACGCAGCGGAGAGGTCTACGGCAGGGGGCCGGGCCATGCCGCCCTGCCGGACATCCGGGTCTTGAACGCGGTGGCGGCGGCCCAGCTCACGGCGGCGGAAAAACAGGCCGACCCGCCCCTGCTGGTGCCGGACGACGGCGTGCTCGGCAAGATCAACACCCATTCCGGGGGCATCACCTATTACACGCCGGGCCACGGCGACCGCATCGCCACGCTGCCGGTGGCCGTGAACCTGGAAGTGATGGAAGCCATCATCACCAAACGCCAGGAGGCCGTGCGCCGGGCCTTTCTGAACGACCGCATCCAGATGGCCGGGGGGCCGCAGATGACGGCCACGGAGGTCGCGGCCCGCGAACGCAAGCAGATGCTCGTTCTCGGCCCGGTTCTGGGGCGGCTGCAATCGGAGTTCCTCGGCCCGCTGGTCGCCAGAACCTTCGCCCTGCTGTACCGCGCGGGCAGGCTGCCGGCCGCGCCGGAGTCCATACGCGGCCGGGAGACCCAGGCCAAGTACGTCTCGCCCATCGCGCGGGCGCAGAAGCAGGGGGAGGCGGAAAGCTTCGCGGCGGCCATGTCCTTCATCATGCCCGTGGTCCAGGCCAACCCGGACGTTCTGGCGAACTTCGACGGCGACGCGATCGTCCGCGATACCCAGGACATGTTCGGCTACCCCCAGAAATACCTGCGCGACGCGGCCGTGGTCGCCAAGGAGCGCAAAGAGGCCGCCGAGGCCATGCAACCGGTCGCGCGGGAACAGGGGGGCGCATGA
- a CDS encoding hypothetical protein (Evidence 5 : No homology to any previously reported sequences), with amino-acid sequence MDIRSTGYVASVEIVNCIKEAGLTPDVTDLTQLAGAVKVLGGQSLPREEIQEMINGAVCPSMR; translated from the coding sequence ATGGATATTCGGAGCACGGGGTATGTCGCGAGCGTGGAAATCGTCAATTGCATCAAAGAAGCGGGCCTTACGCCCGACGTGACCGACCTTACGCAACTTGCCGGTGCGGTGAAAGTTCTCGGCGGGCAGTCTCTGCCCCGTGAGGAAATTCAGGAAATGATCAACGGAGCGGTGTGCCCTTCTATGCGCTGA
- a CDS encoding hypothetical protein (Evidence 5 : No homology to any previously reported sequences), whose product MARRKTAAKEDAPLPAVGEALSDEDRVARLEEAVNRQLDYVLQNEVTDLAARIRDIKAAMDMIRAIKAGGAAKTGDASMSISFLE is encoded by the coding sequence ATGGCCAGACGTAAGACGGCGGCAAAGGAAGACGCGCCGCTCCCGGCAGTTGGGGAAGCCCTGTCGGACGAAGATCGCGTCGCGCGGCTGGAGGAAGCCGTGAACAGACAGCTCGACTACGTCCTGCAAAACGAGGTGACGGACCTGGCCGCGCGTATCCGGGATATCAAGGCGGCCATGGACATGATTAGGGCCATCAAGGCCGGCGGCGCCGCCAAAACCGGGGATGCGAGTATGAGTATCAGCTTTTTGGAGTAA
- a CDS encoding hypothetical protein (Evidence 5 : No homology to any previously reported sequences), whose protein sequence is MGGVAKGLSKISGKVFGSTPSAKVPETPDLEAERKKAEDEAVRKRAALADKGMSGTVLGGSYGDEAGVTRKKLLGE, encoded by the coding sequence ATGGGTGGAGTGGCCAAGGGGTTATCCAAAATTTCGGGCAAGGTGTTCGGCTCCACGCCGAGCGCCAAGGTGCCGGAAACGCCCGACCTGGAGGCGGAACGGAAAAAAGCTGAAGACGAAGCCGTCCGCAAGCGGGCGGCGCTCGCGGACAAGGGCATGAGCGGCACGGTGCTCGGCGGCTCCTACGGGGATGAGGCGGGCGTTACGCGGAAAAAACTGCTGGGGGAATGA
- the acoA gene encoding Acetoin:2,6-dichlorophenolindophenol oxidoreductase subunit alpha: METPNIIQMSASVPLKKYPKDKLDFFYTTMLKIRNFELTVEEKFKAGEIPGFVHLYIGEEAIATGVMANMTHKDYIESTHRGHGHTLAKGADVKRMMAEIFGKKTGCCKGKGGSMHIADFSVGMLGANGIVGGGYTLATGAALAIKMTGRTDVSAVFFGDGASNRGTFHEAANMAAAWKLPVLFVCEMNEWASTTPYRTTTSVKDIAQRAYGYDMPGIIVDGNDVFAVYEAAQKLIEGIRKGNGPAFLECKTYRVRGHFVGDPEHYRTREEVQKNVDERDPIAAFEKKVLKEKIYTKDQLTKIQDTVKKEIADALKFAVESPEPAPSELFDDLYV; the protein is encoded by the coding sequence ATGGAAACGCCGAACATTATCCAAATGTCCGCAAGCGTCCCTCTTAAAAAGTATCCCAAGGACAAGCTTGATTTTTTTTACACGACCATGCTCAAGATCAGAAACTTCGAGCTGACCGTTGAAGAAAAGTTCAAGGCGGGCGAAATCCCCGGGTTCGTGCATCTGTACATAGGGGAAGAAGCCATCGCCACGGGCGTTATGGCCAACATGACCCACAAGGACTATATTGAAAGCACCCACCGGGGCCACGGTCACACCCTTGCCAAGGGCGCGGATGTAAAACGCATGATGGCGGAAATATTCGGCAAAAAAACCGGTTGCTGCAAAGGCAAGGGCGGTTCCATGCACATCGCGGACTTTTCCGTGGGCATGCTGGGCGCCAACGGCATCGTGGGCGGCGGCTACACGCTCGCGACGGGCGCGGCCCTTGCCATTAAAATGACGGGCCGCACGGATGTTTCCGCCGTGTTTTTCGGAGACGGCGCATCCAACCGCGGCACCTTCCATGAAGCCGCCAACATGGCCGCCGCCTGGAAACTGCCCGTCCTCTTCGTCTGCGAAATGAACGAGTGGGCCTCCACCACCCCGTACCGCACCACCACCTCCGTCAAGGACATCGCCCAGCGCGCCTACGGCTACGACATGCCCGGCATCATCGTGGACGGCAACGACGTGTTCGCCGTGTACGAAGCCGCGCAAAAACTCATCGAAGGCATCCGCAAGGGCAACGGCCCGGCTTTCCTCGAATGCAAAACCTACCGCGTGCGCGGCCACTTCGTCGGTGACCCCGAGCACTACAGAACGCGTGAAGAGGTCCAGAAAAACGTTGATGAGCGCGACCCCATAGCCGCCTTCGAGAAAAAGGTCCTGAAGGAAAAAATCTACACCAAGGACCAACTCACGAAGATACAGGACACGGTGAAAAAAGAGATCGCGGACGCACTGAAGTTCGCTGTGGAATCTCCCGAGCCGGCGCCTTCCGAACTGTTTGACGATCTTTACGTGTAA
- a CDS encoding conserved hypothetical protein (Evidence 4 : Homologs of previously reported genes of unknown function): MHIRIPYKPRPLQSAVHQGRRRNTLLITHRRFGKTVFAVCELLRRALLHGENRGAWRAGYVAPYLKQAKGIAWDYLKHFAGAVPGARFSETELRLDLPNAARIRLYGADNPDALRGLYFDDLVIDEAADVPRSVWSLVLRPALADRQGWALFMGTPKGENNLLADMRDAAGKAPAAWAAFIFKASETGYVDAEELARARADMTGEEYAQEFECSFAAAVRGAFYAKELDAADEAGRIGIAPYAPELAVSTAWDLGMDDATAIWFFQQEPSGGIRILEYYENSGEGLEHYTGFVLGKGWRYARHIAPHDIMVRELGTGKSRLETARSLGLSFTPCRNLPVADGINAVRRLLPFCWFDAARCAVGLQALRQYQKVWNEIMGVFGKPLHNWTSHAADAFRYLAVGLMPERAGPRQEKTINRRQ, translated from the coding sequence ATGCACATACGGATTCCGTACAAACCACGGCCGCTGCAATCGGCGGTCCATCAAGGGCGGCGGCGCAATACGCTCCTGATAACGCACCGGCGGTTCGGCAAAACCGTGTTTGCGGTGTGCGAGCTGCTGCGGCGCGCCCTGCTGCACGGGGAAAACCGGGGCGCATGGCGGGCCGGGTACGTCGCGCCCTATCTGAAACAGGCCAAGGGCATTGCCTGGGATTACCTGAAACACTTTGCCGGGGCCGTTCCGGGCGCGCGGTTTTCCGAAACGGAACTCAGGCTGGACCTGCCCAACGCCGCGCGCATCCGCCTGTACGGGGCGGACAACCCGGATGCCCTGCGCGGCCTGTACTTCGACGACCTGGTCATTGACGAGGCGGCGGACGTGCCGCGTTCCGTCTGGTCCCTGGTCCTGCGGCCCGCGCTGGCGGACAGGCAGGGCTGGGCGCTCTTCATGGGAACGCCGAAAGGCGAAAACAATCTGCTGGCGGATATGCGGGACGCGGCGGGCAAGGCCCCGGCCGCCTGGGCCGCCTTCATCTTCAAAGCCTCGGAAACAGGGTACGTGGACGCGGAAGAACTCGCCAGAGCCCGCGCGGACATGACCGGGGAGGAATACGCGCAGGAGTTCGAATGTTCCTTCGCGGCGGCGGTGCGCGGCGCTTTTTACGCCAAGGAACTCGACGCGGCGGACGAGGCCGGGCGCATCGGCATCGCGCCGTATGCGCCGGAACTCGCCGTGTCCACGGCCTGGGACCTGGGCATGGACGACGCGACAGCCATCTGGTTTTTCCAACAGGAACCGTCGGGCGGTATCCGCATCCTTGAATACTACGAAAACAGCGGGGAGGGGCTGGAGCATTATACCGGGTTCGTGCTGGGCAAGGGCTGGCGCTACGCCAGGCACATCGCGCCGCACGATATCATGGTGCGGGAGCTCGGCACCGGCAAAAGCCGGTTGGAAACGGCCCGGTCCCTCGGGCTTTCCTTCACGCCCTGCCGGAACCTGCCGGTGGCGGACGGCATCAATGCGGTGCGGCGGCTTCTGCCTTTCTGTTGGTTTGACGCCGCCCGCTGCGCCGTGGGGCTGCAAGCCCTGCGGCAGTATCAGAAGGTCTGGAACGAGATCATGGGGGTTTTCGGCAAGCCCCTGCACAACTGGACGAGCCACGCGGCGGACGCGTTCCGGTATCTGGCCGTGGGCCTGATGCCGGAACGGGCCGGGCCGCGGCAGGAAAAGACGATTAACAGGAGGCAATGA
- a CDS encoding putative Lysozyme (Evidence 3 : Function proposed based on presence of conserved amino acid motif, structural feature or limited homology), whose protein sequence is MAESGSTNAERLLEQLRRDEGAVRDRDGRHAAYRCPAGKLTIGYGHNLEANPLPGMGEGATMVEHEAAKLLERDAELVTGQVLRALPWSITLDFPRFAVLVNMAFNMGIAGLCSFTGTLADVKRGDYAGAARRMRASKWAFQVKERARRLIRQMETGQWQ, encoded by the coding sequence ATGGCGGAGAGCGGGAGCACGAATGCAGAGCGCCTCCTTGAACAGTTGCGGCGCGACGAAGGCGCTGTCCGCGACCGGGACGGGCGGCACGCGGCATACAGATGCCCGGCGGGAAAGTTGACCATCGGTTACGGGCACAACCTGGAGGCGAACCCTCTTCCGGGAATGGGGGAAGGGGCCACCATGGTGGAGCATGAGGCGGCCAAGCTCCTGGAGCGCGACGCGGAACTGGTTACAGGGCAGGTTCTCCGCGCGTTGCCCTGGAGCATCACCCTGGATTTTCCCCGGTTCGCCGTGTTGGTGAACATGGCCTTCAACATGGGCATCGCGGGGCTGTGCTCGTTCACGGGCACGCTTGCGGACGTGAAACGGGGCGATTACGCGGGCGCGGCCCGCCGCATGCGGGCCAGCAAATGGGCCTTCCAGGTCAAGGAGCGCGCGCGGCGGCTCATCCGGCAGATGGAGACGGGGCAATGGCAGTGA
- a CDS encoding hypothetical protein (Evidence 5 : No homology to any previously reported sequences), translating into MTRSTQAEAPGLSICRTCLHAEDAGHLTRDADLYICRELVPPLREYAASKTPEYVLVNGCAPACLEHYERDEAVFDALAREEPFWDDALEHPPVIGWDALMNGMGGRLW; encoded by the coding sequence ATGACCAGGAGCACGCAGGCGGAAGCGCCGGGCTTGTCCATTTGCAGAACCTGCCTCCACGCCGAGGATGCGGGACATCTCACTCGCGACGCGGATTTGTACATCTGCCGGGAGCTGGTGCCGCCGTTGCGGGAGTATGCGGCGAGTAAAACGCCGGAGTACGTGCTGGTCAACGGCTGCGCGCCCGCCTGTCTGGAGCATTATGAGCGCGACGAAGCGGTTTTTGACGCCCTCGCGCGGGAAGAACCGTTCTGGGACGACGCGTTGGAGCACCCGCCCGTGATCGGCTGGGACGCGCTTATGAACGGCATGGGGGGGCGGCTCTGGTGA
- a CDS encoding conserved hypothetical protein (Evidence 4 : Homologs of previously reported genes of unknown function) has product MAVTALLGQLPWAWRIALGAAAVLVVGGAYGAGVKKGFDAGHTAAKALGDAAYAALERDHARQYAAAMAEYAARLRREAEKALDAGAALARAKEDHAAIQRSLQARITAATRGSVHRFSPEFVRLFNEAVGADAPAAGKPPPAAGTAAASGPGIAAGSGVRRGDGSGGTNNLNVFGEAAPERPRAPGARGAVRKGAAGGTGAGSGHGDEPDASATGPAVTATASVTERDVLAYIAYYGRRCRDIEAQLGALIHLVEGKVVNGTE; this is encoded by the coding sequence ATGGCAGTGACGGCGTTGCTTGGGCAATTGCCGTGGGCCTGGCGAATCGCGCTGGGGGCGGCGGCGGTGCTGGTTGTCGGCGGCGCATACGGCGCGGGCGTCAAAAAGGGGTTCGACGCCGGGCACACGGCGGCAAAGGCCTTGGGGGATGCCGCGTACGCGGCGCTTGAGCGGGATCATGCCAGGCAATACGCGGCGGCCATGGCGGAATACGCGGCCAGGCTCCGGCGCGAAGCGGAAAAGGCCCTGGATGCCGGGGCGGCCCTGGCGCGGGCAAAGGAGGACCATGCGGCCATACAGCGTTCTTTGCAGGCACGCATTACGGCGGCTACTCGCGGCAGCGTGCATCGTTTCAGCCCTGAGTTTGTGCGGCTGTTCAACGAGGCAGTGGGAGCCGACGCTCCTGCCGCCGGAAAACCGCCTCCTGCCGCCGGAACTGCTGCGGCGTCCGGACCCGGCATTGCCGCTGGTTCCGGGGTTCGGCGGGGAGACGGCAGCGGGGGAACCAACAATCTGAATGTGTTTGGGGAAGCCGCCCCGGAGCGGCCCCGCGCGCCGGGAGCGCGCGGGGCCGTGAGGAAGGGCGCGGCGGGCGGGACCGGGGCGGGCTCCGGCCACGGGGATGAACCGGATGCATCCGCCACCGGTCCCGCTGTAACCGCAACCGCGAGCGTTACCGAGCGGGACGTGCTCGCCTACATCGCTTACTACGGCAGGCGGTGCCGGGATATCGAAGCCCAGCTCGGCGCGCTCATACACCTTGTGGAGGGAAAGGTGGTGAACGGTACAGAATAA